The Fervidobacterium pennivorans DNA segment TTTTGAAAGGAACTCTAAATTCTTTTCCTTTGCTAGTCTTCCTGCGTACATTAGTAAGATAGAATCGTGTGGTATGCCGTATTCTTTCCGAATATCCTTCCTTGGTGGTTGGGAGAATTCTATCGTATCGATGCCTGTTGGAACAACTTCAATGGGTCGCTGAACACCGTAAGATATGAGTTCCTGCTTTATTTCCTCTGTTGGTGCTATAACGATATTGACTTTGTTGCAAAACCATTTTGAAAATTCCTCAACGGTTCTTCTGTCTGGAGTAAACGGCGGAGGAACGTAATGTCTGTATTCCGTTAAAAGTGTGTGATAGGTATGAACATGCGGTAATTTTAAATCTTTTTGGACCTTTAATGCCCTCATACCAAGTGCCATAGGGTCGTGGCTGTGGATTATCTCTATTTTGTTTTCGAGTGCGAATTCTATAATTTTTATGTGATTTGCAAAAACTACCTTGTGTTGTTTTTCTAAAGGGAAAGGTATGCCTGGAACTAAAAGGATTTTTTCTTCACCTTCCGGCTTTACAGGAGCGACTATAAAAACCTCATGGCCTCGCATCTCCAAATATTTTTTTGATAGATAAATCGAGGTAGCAACACCATTTATTTGAGGCAAATATGTATCCGATATCATCAATATCCTCATCACTTGTCCTCCTCATTGATGGCAGGATTCGATGCTTCAACTTTTTTGGCCTCACGATACGATTTCTCTGCTGTGTTAAGATACCAGCAGAACGAAATAAGCAAATCACCTATGAGACCTGCTGATGTGACAAAACCAAACTCTCTGAGTAACTGTCCCTGAGCAAATATAAAGCTACCAAATGAGGCTACCGTTGTGAGAACGCTCATTATGACTGCTTTTTCTGTTTTTATAACACTCTCTTTCCCATATCGGATGCTGTGGTCCAATTCAACTAAACTATCAACACCTATTCCCAAGAATATTGGTAAAACAATAAAGGTAATGAACGTTGTTTTGATACCTACTAGATAAGAAATACC contains these protein-coding regions:
- a CDS encoding glycosyltransferase family 4 protein; translated protein: MRILMISDTYLPQINGVATSIYLSKKYLEMRGHEVFIVAPVKPEGEEKILLVPGIPFPLEKQHKVVFANHIKIIEFALENKIEIIHSHDPMALGMRALKVQKDLKLPHVHTYHTLLTEYRHYVPPPFTPDRRTVEEFSKWFCNKVNIVIAPTEEIKQELISYGVQRPIEVVPTGIDTIEFSQPPRKDIRKEYGIPHDSILLMYAGRLAKEKNLEFLSKVVSRYMHENSNVWFLIVGDGPERKALESFFEDEGLMGRTIFTGYIPHKEMRDYYKAADLFVFASLTETQGLVVLESLASGTPVVAIAYKGIANVLVNGEGAITTGINEEEFYHAIRIALERKEELSKKGIEYVEKYWSMNTMADKLEKIYQTAIQQGFIDFTMPSIINTSLQMKLNAVFKKLIELFD